The DNA region TAATTTGCGGAACATTTCAACACCGGTACACGTGGTTGTGACCGTGTCTTTGATACCAACGATTTCAATTTCTTCACCGACGTTGATAACACCGCGCTCAATACGACCGGTTACAACTGTTCCACGACCTGAGATTGAGAATACGTCTTCAACTGGCATAATGAAGTCGCCGTCTACAGCTCGTTCTGGTAATGGGATGTATGAGTCAAGCGCTTCAACTAGTTTAAGCACTGATGGAACACCAATGTCTGATGTATCGCCTTCTAGGGCTTTAAGTGCTGAACCTGTTACGATTGGTGTGTCATCACCTGGGAATTCGTACATGTCTAATAGTTCACGTACTTCCATTTCTACTAGTTCTAATAGCTCTTCATCGTCAACCATGTCCGCTTTGTTAAGGAATACGACGATGTATGGAACACCCACTTGACGTGATAACAAGATATGTTCACGTGTTTGCGGCATAGGGCCGTCTGCAGCTGAACATACTAGGATGGCACCATCCATTTGCGCCGCACCTGTGATCATGTTTTTAACGTAATCGGCGTGACCTGGACAGTCTACGTGAGCATAGTGACGTGTATTTGATTCATATTCAACGTGTGATGTTGCAATGGTAATACCACGCTCACGTTCTTCTGGTGCATTGTCAATTTCATCAAAAGCTTTAACTTCTCCACCCATGGCTTCAGCCATAACTTTCGTTAACGCAGCCGTTAATGTTGTTTTTCCGTGATCAACGTGGCCAATTGTGCCTACGTTTACATGGGGCTTATTTCTTTCAAATTTTTCTTTAGACATTACGCACCTTTTATTCGAATATTAATTTAAATTAAAAACCACAATCACTTCTTAACAACTAGATACAACTGGAGCCCATAATCGGAATTGAACCGATGGCCTCTTCCTTACCAAGGAAGTGCTCTACCCCTGAGCTATATGGGCTTGACCCATGCCGCAATGGAGCGGGTGATGGGAATCGAACCCACGTGTTCAGCTTGGAAGGCTGACGTTCTACCATTGAACTACACCCGCGGTCATTTCGGCTCTACCAAAAATGGTGGAGGGGGGAGGATTCGAACCTCCGAAGGCTGAGCCGTCAGATTTACAGTCTGATCCCTTTGGCCGCTCGGGAACCCCTCCGAAATTAGCCGACTATTGTCTTTGATTTAATTTTGGCTGTCAACAACCAATATACTTCTTAATAAAAGATTTTAGTCTGTATGTAAACTTTGCATTACCGACTGGATCTCACCGGCACAAATACCCGGTATTTTCTCAATCGCACGATCCATTGCAGCCTCAATTAATACATTATCCGCTTTACTGGGCGCCTTTAATACATAATTTACAACTTTATTACGATCACCTGGGTGCCCCACCCCAAGTCTAAGCCTATAAAACTCTTTGGATGATAAATGCGCGATTATATCTCGAAGACCATTATGCCCGCCATGACCCCCTCCTTTCTTCAATCGCACTATGCCAGGCTCCAAGTCTAACTCATCATGCACAATCATGACATTTTCTGGCTGGACAGAATAATACTTTGCATAGGCCGATACTGACAAGCCACTTTTATTCATAAATGTTTGCGGCTTGATTAACCTAACCGTGCTGTTACCAATTACGCACTTTGACACATCGGCTTTAAATTTAGCGTCATAATTAAAGTGCGCACCTTCTCTTTGAGCCAAAGCATCTAACAATAAAAACCCGACATTATGTCGGGTTTTTTTATACTCATCGCCCGGATTGCCCAGACCGACTATTACTGAAATCATTTATTACTCGCCAGAACCCTCTTCGGACTCACCTTCAGCTGATTCAGCACCTTCAACATCTTCGTCTACTTCTGCTGCTCTGTTGGCCTGAATTGCAACCACCTGCAGATCGTGGTCTTCACCTTGCAACAAGGCAACCATTTCTAGACCATCGGCCAACTTAATGTCGGATAAGTGTAAACTATCACCAATTTCTAGAGCCGATACATCCACTTCTATAAACTCAGGCAAATTATTAGGTAAGCATTGTATCTCAACATCCACTAGGCTATGCGTTACCACACCACCCTGTTTAGCGCCTGGAGCCTCTTCTTCACCAATAAAGTGAATAGGCACATGTACTTTTAATTTTTCCTTCATGCTGACACGCATAAAATCCGCATGCATTAAAATATTTTTCGCAGGATGACGCTGTAACGCTTTGATAATAACGCTTTCTTTCTTTCCATCCACATCAATAGATAAAATATGCGAGAAAAAGGCTTCATTTTCCGTGCTATGCATTAATTGATTATGGCCCAAAGTTATCGAAACAGGTTCTTCACCCGCCCCATAAATTACAGCTGGAACCATTTCTTGTTTGCGTAAACGACGCGTTGCACCTTTACCTAAGTCATTACGAATCGATGCCGCCAATTCAAAGCTGATACTCATCTAACTTTCTCCAAAAATAATATTTAATTTGCGCTAAACAGCGTATTTTGCCACATTTTTTAATCTACGTATAGCGAACTTACTGAATCGCCTTCTACCATTCGACGAATTGTTTCTGCCAGCATCTCAGCAATACTCAATTGTCTTATTTTTTCACAACCCAATGCTGTTTCACTTAAAGGAATTGTATCTGTAACAACCAATTCATCAAGCACTGAACCTGATATATTTTCTATTGCCTTTCCTGATAACACAGGGTGCGTACAATACGCCTTTACACTTATTGCGCCATTATCTTTTAGCGCCTTTGCAGCCAAACACAAGGTACCCGCTGTATCCACCAAATCATCAACAATAACGCATTCTCTGCCGCTTACATCGCCAATAATATTCATCACTTGCGAAACATTAGCCTTTGGGCGACGCTTATCTATTATTGCCAAATCTGCATCGTCTAAGCGTTTTGCAATAGCCCTTGCCCTTACTACACCGCCGACATCAGGCGACACAATCATTAGGTCTTTTGTTTTTCTCTTCCATATATCGCTCAACAAAAGAGGTGACGCATAAACGTTATCAACCGGGATATCAAAAAAACCTTGGATCTGATCGGCATGCAAATCAACAGTTAGTACATGATCTGCACCGGCAGTATCAATCATTTTTGCTATTAATTTAGACGTTATAGGCACCCGCGCTGAACGTGGGCGGCGATCCTGTCTAGCATAGCCATAATATGGAATAACCGCAGTGATACGATTTGCGCAAGCTCTTTTCAGCGCATCAATCATCACCAATAACTCCATCACATGGTTGTTTGTTGGTGCGCATGTTGGCTGTATGATGAACACATCTTTACCACGAACATTTTCGCCAATTTCAACCATTACTTCGCCATCGCTGAATATCTCAACGCTGGCACGGCCAAGCCTCATATTAAGATGACGAACGATATCTTTAGCTAACGATATATTTGCGTTACCAGTAAACACCATGATGCCATTATCTAGCACTATGAACTCCCACTAAAGTATTGAATGATATAAGTATAAAGAATGGCTGGGGCGCCAGGATTCGAACCTGGGATGCGGAGATCAAAACCCCGTGCCTTAACCACTTGGCCACGCCCCAAACTTTATGGCTGCAGATTATACCTGATTTAACCGATTAAAAAACTGTTTAAGCGACTTCTGTAAAGGTGATTCGCTTACGCCCTTTACTACCCACTTATTCCAGCCATCAGGTAACCTTTCTGACAGCAGCACCGCCTCTTGCCGAGTATCGCATTTAGCAAACATACTCGAGCCAGTGCCTGTTAAATAAACCTTAGAGAATTCAGAAAATTGCAGATAAACAGCATCCAACTCTTGACTTATTTCTCTAACAACCGGCAAGCAACTATTATCTTCTTGCCCGTCTAAAAAGTCGCGTATTGTGATGGCTGAATTATCCCGTGTCAAACTGTTATGTGAAAAAACTTCTTTTGTTGAGCAATGATAAGGAGGATTTACCACAACAAACCACTTTTCAGGCAAGTCAATCACTGTCATTTTTTCACCAATACCTTCCGCCCATGCTGACAAGCCCCTAACAAAAACAGGCACATCCGCCCCCAGTTTAAGGCCCAACATTTCCAACTCTTCAACTGAATAACCGAGCCCCCAAACTGCATTAAGCACAATCAACGTAGTGGCCGCATCAGAGCTACCTCCTCCTAAACCGGCACCCATTGGTAATATTTTCTTAAGTATTATCTTTGCACCTAAACTTGCATTTGCTTGCTGCTTTAGTAAATTAGCCGCTTGAACAACCAAATTAGTATTTGTTGCAAGACTGACCGAATTGCAACTTAATGTGATCTCACCATCCTCTGTAGGCACGACGTTTAACCAGTCAGAAATACCTATTAACTGGAAAACTGTTTGCAACTCATGGTATCCATCAGGTCTTTGTCCAACAATATTTAGCATTAAATTTAACTTTGCCGGTGCTGGCCACCAATGC from Cycloclasticus pugetii PS-1 includes:
- a CDS encoding ribose-phosphate diphosphokinase, with the translated sequence MLDNGIMVFTGNANISLAKDIVRHLNMRLGRASVEIFSDGEVMVEIGENVRGKDVFIIQPTCAPTNNHVMELLVMIDALKRACANRITAVIPYYGYARQDRRPRSARVPITSKLIAKMIDTAGADHVLTVDLHADQIQGFFDIPVDNVYASPLLLSDIWKRKTKDLMIVSPDVGGVVRARAIAKRLDDADLAIIDKRRPKANVSQVMNIIGDVSGRECVIVDDLVDTAGTLCLAAKALKDNGAISVKAYCTHPVLSGKAIENISGSVLDELVVTDTIPLSETALGCEKIRQLSIAEMLAETIRRMVEGDSVSSLYVD
- the ispE gene encoding 4-(cytidine 5'-diphospho)-2-C-methyl-D-erythritol kinase, whose amino-acid sequence is MVDGKIAVTEWEEHWWPAPAKLNLMLNIVGQRPDGYHELQTVFQLIGISDWLNVVPTEDGEITLSCNSVSLATNTNLVVQAANLLKQQANASLGAKIILKKILPMGAGLGGGSSDAATTLIVLNAVWGLGYSVEELEMLGLKLGADVPVFVRGLSAWAEGIGEKMTVIDLPEKWFVVVNPPYHCSTKEVFSHNSLTRDNSAITIRDFLDGQEDNSCLPVVREISQELDAVYLQFSEFSKVYLTGTGSSMFAKCDTRQEAVLLSERLPDGWNKWVVKGVSESPLQKSLKQFFNRLNQV
- the tuf gene encoding elongation factor Tu, with protein sequence MSKEKFERNKPHVNVGTIGHVDHGKTTLTAALTKVMAEAMGGEVKAFDEIDNAPEERERGITIATSHVEYESNTRHYAHVDCPGHADYVKNMITGAAQMDGAILVCSAADGPMPQTREHILLSRQVGVPYIVVFLNKADMVDDEELLELVEMEVRELLDMYEFPGDDTPIVTGSALKALEGDTSDIGVPSVLKLVEALDSYIPLPERAVDGDFIMPVEDVFSISGRGTVVTGRIERGVINVGEEIEIVGIKDTVTTTCTGVEMFRKLLDQGEAGDNVGILLRGTKREDVERGQVLAKPGSITPHTHFEAEVYVLGKDEGGRHTPFFNGYRPQFYFRTTDVTGACDLPEGIEMVMPGDNVQMTVKLINPIAMEEGLRFAIREGGRTVGAGVVAKIIE
- a CDS encoding 50S ribosomal protein L25/general stress protein Ctc encodes the protein MSISFELAASIRNDLGKGATRRLRKQEMVPAVIYGAGEEPVSITLGHNQLMHSTENEAFFSHILSIDVDGKKESVIIKALQRHPAKNILMHADFMRVSMKEKLKVHVPIHFIGEEEAPGAKQGGVVTHSLVDVEIQCLPNNLPEFIEVDVSALEIGDSLHLSDIKLADGLEMVALLQGEDHDLQVVAIQANRAAEVDEDVEGAESAEGESEEGSGE
- the pth gene encoding aminoacyl-tRNA hydrolase codes for the protein MISVIVGLGNPGDEYKKTRHNVGFLLLDALAQREGAHFNYDAKFKADVSKCVIGNSTVRLIKPQTFMNKSGLSVSAYAKYYSVQPENVMIVHDELDLEPGIVRLKKGGGHGGHNGLRDIIAHLSSKEFYRLRLGVGHPGDRNKVVNYVLKAPSKADNVLIEAAMDRAIEKIPGICAGEIQSVMQSLHTD